The following coding sequences lie in one Candidatus Eremiobacterota bacterium genomic window:
- a CDS encoding glycosyltransferase, which translates to MNAGGRQKVALVAPFFGRELRGRKERFAFAYATHLALEGVALEVLTTTTTPDAPDANFFVAGTDHTEPFPVHRFRVSAPDRVAYEEALLAVRRGGAALAERAQALLDERVRSPELLAHVRASADRYDAFLFLDLTSPTTVHAIGDVAERALLVPLLDDQPAARLPAVAAAASRARMMLCTTEAEALLVAELYGPAVRSRTRIVGLGVDVVPRQDLHTERVHRITRGRPYVLAAGDDLAPARLRASGSETLIVALDEVEERDRAAFFACSRAVAVGGAGLGFVPEVVEAWAYGKPVLAEDDAPGAAALVRETGGGIVVPRERWPDALNALPDDAQLAAIARAGAAYVDARGGWRRVAARTSEAVDSLGALEDGRSRDALLTQVAYLYPLVQRQRRTIEAMRVSRFWRLRDTWFAAKRRFGIGPFDDPVQIAERHARAVELAALGDPYQLFREHHRLRREDVERMRAMVRFLPRTITFGIVIDARRRGADGVATTLQTLREQVYDRWTARVLVDSPEAAAALEPAALDDPRIVVVPPGGERFGEADVVGPLDPHDRLEAHALFELALALHGDADVVYADEDRIDERGVLVDPWFKPDWSPETFLTRDYVGRPVMVRRELLEAAGGVRDVFESAQWYEALLRVTERTAKVAHVAQVLCHRDARNAVAQNDLALAVEVALRRRGEEAVVQPATDGVDVRFTVPGDERVCVIVPTRDRADLLGPCIASLFERTAYRNFELLLVDNGSREAATHALLADWEQREPQRFRVLRDPSPFNYSRLNNAAVQAADAQFVVLLNNDTEVIAPEWMEAMLGQARRPSVGAVGALLLYADGTVQHGGIVLGILGLAGHAHRYLPANTAGYHGGLELDTNYLAMTGACLMLEKRKYEQVGGLDETLAISYNDVDLCLKLHAAGYRNVFVPRAKLYHYESKSRGGDDTPGKVARAMEEVAAIRRRWPAFAARDPYYNPNLTAHAEDFGLRL; encoded by the coding sequence GTGAACGCGGGCGGCCGCCAGAAGGTCGCGCTCGTCGCGCCGTTCTTCGGCCGCGAGCTGCGCGGGCGCAAGGAGCGTTTCGCGTTCGCGTACGCGACGCATCTCGCGCTCGAAGGCGTCGCGCTCGAAGTGCTGACGACGACCACCACGCCCGACGCGCCGGACGCGAACTTCTTCGTCGCCGGGACCGATCACACCGAACCGTTTCCGGTCCATCGCTTTCGCGTCAGCGCGCCGGACCGCGTCGCGTACGAAGAGGCGCTGCTCGCGGTGCGGCGCGGCGGCGCGGCGCTGGCCGAGCGCGCGCAGGCGCTGCTCGACGAGCGCGTGCGCAGCCCCGAGCTGCTCGCGCACGTTCGCGCGTCGGCCGACCGCTACGACGCGTTTCTGTTCCTCGACCTCACCTCGCCGACGACGGTGCACGCGATCGGCGACGTCGCCGAGCGCGCGCTGCTCGTCCCGCTGCTCGACGACCAGCCGGCGGCGCGGCTGCCCGCCGTGGCGGCCGCGGCGTCGCGCGCGCGGATGATGCTGTGCACGACCGAAGCCGAAGCGCTGCTGGTCGCCGAGCTGTACGGGCCCGCCGTGCGCTCGCGCACGCGGATCGTCGGGCTCGGCGTCGACGTCGTGCCGCGCCAAGATCTGCACACCGAGCGCGTGCACCGCATCACCCGCGGGCGGCCGTACGTGCTCGCCGCCGGTGACGACTTGGCGCCGGCGCGGCTGCGCGCGAGCGGAAGCGAGACGCTGATCGTCGCGCTCGACGAAGTCGAAGAGCGCGACCGCGCCGCGTTCTTCGCCTGCTCGCGCGCCGTCGCGGTCGGCGGCGCCGGTTTGGGCTTCGTTCCCGAGGTCGTCGAGGCGTGGGCGTACGGCAAGCCGGTGCTGGCGGAAGACGACGCGCCGGGTGCGGCAGCGCTCGTGCGCGAGACCGGCGGCGGAATCGTCGTTCCGCGCGAGCGGTGGCCGGACGCGCTGAACGCGTTGCCGGACGACGCGCAGCTGGCGGCGATCGCGCGCGCGGGCGCGGCGTACGTCGACGCGCGCGGCGGCTGGCGCCGCGTCGCCGCGCGCACGAGCGAAGCCGTCGACTCGCTCGGCGCGCTCGAAGACGGCCGCTCGCGCGACGCGCTGCTGACGCAGGTCGCGTATCTCTACCCGCTGGTGCAGCGGCAGCGGCGAACGATCGAGGCGATGCGCGTCAGCCGCTTCTGGCGCCTGCGCGACACCTGGTTCGCGGCGAAGCGGCGGTTCGGGATCGGTCCGTTCGACGATCCGGTGCAGATCGCGGAGCGGCACGCGCGCGCGGTCGAGCTCGCCGCGCTCGGCGATCCGTACCAGCTCTTCCGCGAGCACCACCGCTTGCGCCGCGAGGACGTCGAGCGGATGCGCGCGATGGTGCGTTTTCTGCCGCGGACCATCACGTTCGGCATCGTGATCGATGCGCGGCGGCGCGGCGCCGACGGTGTCGCGACGACGCTGCAAACGCTGCGCGAGCAAGTGTACGACCGCTGGACGGCGCGCGTGCTGGTCGATTCGCCGGAAGCCGCCGCCGCGCTCGAACCGGCCGCGCTCGACGATCCGCGCATCGTCGTCGTGCCGCCGGGCGGCGAGCGCTTCGGCGAGGCCGACGTCGTCGGACCGCTCGACCCGCACGACCGGTTGGAAGCGCACGCGCTGTTCGAGCTGGCGCTCGCGCTGCACGGCGACGCCGACGTCGTCTACGCCGACGAAGACCGCATCGACGAGCGGGGCGTCCTCGTCGACCCGTGGTTCAAACCGGACTGGTCGCCGGAGACGTTCCTCACCCGCGACTACGTCGGCCGCCCGGTCATGGTGCGGCGCGAGTTGCTCGAAGCCGCCGGCGGCGTGCGCGACGTCTTCGAGAGTGCGCAGTGGTACGAAGCGCTGCTGCGCGTCACCGAGCGCACCGCGAAGGTCGCGCACGTCGCGCAGGTGCTGTGCCACCGCGACGCGCGCAACGCCGTCGCGCAGAACGATCTCGCGCTGGCGGTCGAGGTCGCGCTGCGGCGGCGCGGCGAGGAGGCGGTCGTGCAGCCGGCGACCGACGGGGTCGACGTGCGGTTCACCGTCCCGGGGGACGAGCGCGTGTGCGTCATCGTTCCGACCCGCGACCGCGCCGATCTGCTCGGCCCGTGCATCGCCTCGCTCTTCGAGCGCACCGCCTATCGCAATTTCGAGCTGCTGCTCGTCGACAACGGCAGCCGCGAGGCCGCGACGCATGCGCTGCTCGCCGACTGGGAACAGCGCGAGCCGCAGCGCTTCCGCGTGCTGCGCGATCCCTCGCCGTTCAACTACTCGCGGCTCAACAACGCGGCGGTGCAGGCGGCCGATGCGCAGTTCGTCGTGCTACTGAACAACGACACGGAGGTGATCGCGCCGGAGTGGATGGAGGCGATGCTCGGTCAGGCGCGGCGCCCGTCGGTCGGCGCGGTCGGCGCGCTGCTGCTCTACGCCGACGGCACCGTGCAGCACGGCGGCATCGTGCTCGGGATACTGGGCCTCGCCGGCCACGCGCACCGCTACCTGCCGGCGAACACCGCCGGCTACCACGGCGGCCTCGAGCTCGACACGAACTACCTGGCGATGACCGGCGCGTGCCTGATGCTCGAGAAGCGCAAGTACGAGCAGGTCGGCGGCCTCGACGAGACGCTCGCGATCTCGTACAACGACGTCGACTTGTGCCTGAAGCTGCACGCGGCAGGCTACCGCAACGTCTTCGTCCCGCGCGCGAAGCTGTATCACTACGAGTCGAAGAGCCGTGGCGGCGACGACACGCCGGGGAAGGTCGCGCGCGCGATGGAAGAGGTCGCCGCGATCCGCCGCCGCTGGCCGGCGTTCGCCGCGCGCGATCCGTACTACAACCCGAACCTGACCGCCCACGCCGAAGACTTCGGGCTGCGCCTGTGA
- a CDS encoding O-antigen ligase family protein — translation MFHPWTVTLRHETHVAVDLPSALVYLACAIGVALLTRRRPALGVAALLVLAPFDLARYVGPTTITTLKAGLIGMFAVLAFSRPDIAAFRTVPVRAMLTAFAATLVAIALSTLHAQHLGAVVREAFKQGEYLLLFLGAVAAFATDPDDRPFWRMLEAAVVLVSFSALAEYLIGAHSGLFVHGRSVPRIAGALEGPNQLAGYLDVAIPVLVARALVHRDRVLVFVVSLAALTDLLTISRSGIIGVALGVVVVLLVLRPFRGVALRFGAVVALVVVLGAAVALRAGVPAGYFSLDQTPQPGDHLANRSQLWHAAVELWRSSPIVGVGAGNYELDLPETGLNGVRTHANSIYLQSLAEEGLVGFATTLALFVVTIVTLARSGVRRPLVVGALGATVALASHQIFDDLFFFPKVASAYWLLVGVAVAEVAARRLFERRRAAASVVPAASVS, via the coding sequence ATGTTTCACCCCTGGACCGTCACGCTGCGTCACGAGACGCACGTGGCGGTCGACCTGCCGAGCGCGCTCGTCTACCTCGCGTGCGCGATCGGCGTCGCGCTGCTCACGCGGCGGCGCCCGGCGCTCGGCGTCGCGGCGCTCCTCGTCCTCGCGCCGTTCGACTTGGCGCGCTACGTCGGGCCGACGACGATCACGACGCTCAAAGCCGGCTTGATCGGGATGTTCGCCGTGCTCGCGTTCTCGCGCCCGGACATCGCCGCGTTTCGCACCGTTCCGGTGCGGGCGATGCTCACCGCCTTCGCCGCGACGCTCGTCGCGATCGCGCTCAGCACGCTGCACGCGCAGCATCTCGGCGCGGTGGTGCGCGAAGCGTTCAAGCAGGGCGAGTACCTGCTGCTCTTTCTCGGCGCGGTAGCGGCGTTCGCGACCGATCCCGACGACCGCCCGTTCTGGCGCATGCTCGAAGCTGCCGTGGTGCTGGTGAGCTTCTCCGCGCTCGCCGAGTACCTGATCGGCGCGCACAGCGGGCTGTTCGTGCACGGCCGGTCGGTGCCGCGCATCGCCGGCGCGCTCGAAGGACCGAACCAGCTCGCCGGCTACCTCGACGTCGCGATCCCGGTTCTCGTCGCGCGCGCGCTCGTCCACCGCGACCGCGTGCTCGTCTTCGTCGTCTCGCTCGCGGCGCTGACCGATCTGCTGACGATCTCGCGCTCGGGGATCATCGGCGTCGCGCTCGGCGTCGTCGTCGTGCTGCTGGTGCTGCGCCCGTTCCGCGGCGTTGCGCTGCGCTTCGGCGCGGTCGTCGCGCTCGTCGTCGTGCTCGGCGCCGCCGTCGCACTGCGCGCCGGCGTCCCGGCCGGATACTTCTCGCTCGACCAGACGCCGCAGCCCGGCGATCACCTCGCCAACCGCTCGCAGCTCTGGCACGCGGCGGTCGAGCTGTGGCGCAGCTCGCCAATCGTCGGCGTCGGCGCGGGCAACTACGAGCTCGATCTCCCCGAGACCGGTTTGAACGGCGTGCGCACGCACGCGAACAGCATCTATCTGCAGAGCTTGGCGGAAGAAGGACTGGTCGGGTTCGCCACCACGCTCGCGCTGTTCGTGGTGACGATCGTGACGCTGGCGCGGAGCGGCGTGCGGCGTCCGCTCGTCGTCGGCGCGCTCGGCGCAACCGTCGCGCTCGCCTCGCACCAGATCTTCGACGATCTGTTCTTCTTTCCGAAGGTCGCCTCGGCGTACTGGCTGCTGGTCGGCGTCGCGGTCGCCGAGGTCGCGGCGCGGCGGCTGTTCGAGCGCCGCCGCGCCGCCGCGTCGGTCGTGCCGGCCGCGAGCGTCTCGTGA
- the murJ gene encoding murein biosynthesis integral membrane protein MurJ yields MGATLASTILGFVREVVYAKFYGTSWELDAFLAASVVPVILFGVFNGALVTALVPLFSDYLNTEREDQAWNLASTVIVALIGLLGLCAALGAWLAPWYVPRIARFSPAHVHTAVVMTRWLMPTIVATSLAGVIGSLLNAYHRFGAAALQGFVANLCIIVAVWFAQPHYGAFALVFGALAGAFVSLLVLLPTFFSLRRFRFAFDLYHPGMVRLMHVLGPIAIGSAAGQIALFFDRFFASGLSEGTIAGMNFAVKVVGFPQQIFVTAIATVIFPLFAGQFAQQNRVAMRRSVATGLQMVIFLTLPSAWGLCMLAGPIVQTLFERGAFTPEATVLCAQLLPFAAVGLVALAANVVLTRCLYACGVVRVAIAISVATVALNVLLSVAWLPSLGARGLLLANAVSQTLQTIAYVAVASRVLGGFHLRTVAVSLLKVGACSAVMAFALAAVQITRTPPAPTTIARVANLGEHLLFGAFVFIALARVVDSEELHLAIDLLLRRRPRDLVPLP; encoded by the coding sequence ATGGGCGCGACGCTCGCGTCGACGATCCTCGGCTTCGTGCGCGAGGTCGTGTACGCGAAGTTCTACGGCACCTCGTGGGAGCTCGACGCGTTTCTCGCGGCGTCCGTCGTTCCCGTGATCCTGTTCGGCGTCTTCAACGGCGCGCTCGTCACGGCGCTCGTCCCGCTGTTCTCCGACTATCTCAACACCGAGCGCGAGGACCAAGCGTGGAACCTCGCCTCGACCGTCATCGTCGCGCTGATCGGACTGCTCGGCCTGTGCGCGGCGCTGGGCGCGTGGCTCGCGCCGTGGTACGTGCCGCGGATCGCGCGCTTCTCGCCGGCGCACGTCCACACCGCGGTGGTGATGACGCGCTGGCTGATGCCCACGATCGTCGCGACCAGCCTGGCCGGCGTGATCGGCTCGCTGCTCAACGCCTACCACCGCTTCGGCGCGGCCGCGCTGCAAGGGTTCGTCGCGAACCTGTGCATCATCGTCGCGGTGTGGTTCGCGCAGCCGCACTACGGCGCGTTCGCGCTCGTCTTCGGCGCGCTCGCCGGCGCGTTCGTCTCGCTGCTGGTGCTGCTGCCGACGTTCTTCTCGCTGCGCCGCTTCCGCTTCGCGTTCGACCTGTACCATCCCGGGATGGTGCGGCTGATGCACGTGCTCGGGCCGATCGCGATCGGCTCGGCGGCCGGGCAGATCGCGCTGTTCTTCGACCGCTTCTTCGCCTCGGGGCTGAGCGAAGGGACGATCGCGGGGATGAACTTCGCGGTCAAGGTCGTCGGCTTTCCGCAGCAGATCTTCGTGACCGCGATCGCGACGGTGATCTTTCCGCTCTTCGCGGGGCAGTTCGCGCAGCAGAACCGCGTCGCGATGCGGCGCAGCGTCGCGACCGGCTTGCAGATGGTGATCTTCCTGACGCTGCCCTCGGCCTGGGGGCTGTGCATGCTGGCCGGGCCGATCGTGCAGACGCTCTTCGAGCGCGGCGCGTTCACCCCCGAAGCGACGGTGCTGTGCGCGCAGCTGCTGCCGTTCGCGGCGGTCGGCCTGGTCGCGCTCGCTGCGAACGTCGTGCTGACGCGCTGCCTGTACGCCTGCGGCGTCGTCCGCGTCGCGATCGCGATCTCGGTCGCGACCGTCGCGCTGAACGTGCTGCTCTCGGTTGCGTGGCTGCCCTCGCTGGGCGCGCGCGGGCTGCTGCTGGCGAACGCCGTCTCGCAGACGCTGCAGACGATCGCCTACGTCGCCGTCGCCTCGCGCGTGCTGGGCGGTTTTCACTTGCGCACGGTCGCCGTCTCGCTGCTGAAGGTCGGCGCGTGCTCCGCGGTGATGGCGTTCGCCCTCGCCGCCGTGCAGATCACCCGGACCCCGCCGGCGCCGACGACGATCGCGCGCGTCGCGAACCTGGGCGAGCACCTGCTGTTCGGCGCGTTCGTCTTCATCGCGCTCGCGCGCGTCGTCGACTCCGAAGAGCTGCACCTCGCGATCGACCTGCTGCTGCGCCGCCGCCCGCGCGATCTCGTCCCGCTGCCGTAA
- a CDS encoding sugar transferase, with protein sequence MNALELPGAPDLSDLPVGVPMPSAPARPGWYAPAKRALDVVLALAILALSSPVVLAAALGIVLVSGGNPFYRQDRVGLRGRRFRMLKLRTMVRGAHAMLPELRRFNEADGPVFKMRDDPRLHKLGAFLRRTSIDELPNFVNVLLGEMAIVGPRPPLPEEVAHYDGYALRRLVVKPGVTCLWQISGRSHLSFEEWMALDNAYIDAWSPWYDLAIVAKTIPAVLHGVGAH encoded by the coding sequence ATGAACGCCCTCGAGCTGCCCGGCGCGCCCGACCTCTCCGACCTGCCGGTCGGGGTGCCGATGCCGTCCGCGCCGGCCCGGCCGGGCTGGTACGCGCCGGCGAAGCGCGCGCTCGACGTCGTCCTCGCGCTCGCGATCCTGGCGCTCAGCTCGCCGGTGGTGCTGGCGGCCGCGCTCGGGATCGTGCTGGTGAGCGGCGGAAACCCGTTCTACCGCCAGGACCGCGTCGGTCTGCGCGGCCGGCGGTTCCGAATGCTCAAGCTGCGCACGATGGTCCGCGGCGCGCACGCGATGCTCCCCGAGCTGCGGCGCTTCAACGAAGCCGACGGCCCGGTCTTCAAGATGCGCGACGACCCGCGGCTGCACAAGCTGGGCGCGTTTCTGAGGCGCACCTCGATCGACGAGCTGCCGAACTTCGTCAACGTGCTGCTCGGCGAGATGGCGATCGTCGGGCCGCGGCCGCCGCTGCCCGAAGAGGTCGCGCACTACGACGGCTACGCGCTGCGCCGGCTCGTGGTGAAACCGGGGGTGACCTGCCTGTGGCAGATCTCCGGGCGCTCGCACCTCTCGTTCGAAGAGTGGATGGCGCTCGACAACGCCTACATCGACGCGTGGTCGCCGTGGTACGACCTGGCGATCGTCGCGAAGACGATTCCGGCCGTGCTGCACGGGGTCGGAGCGCATTAA
- a CDS encoding phosphopentomutase, translating into MPRILAFVMDSAGVGALPDANVYHDSSNANTIGNVAERLGGLRLPNFEQLGLGHVTVVRGLSRSAAPLAAVGRLKERSKGKDTITGHWEMAGVITEVPFPTYPDGFPPEVVERFTAIAGKPPLGNTTASGTEIIAELGEEHMRTGRPILYTSADSVFQVAAHEEIVPLATLYEWCERARAMLAPPHEVNRVIARPFTGAPGSFSRTPNRRDYAIPPPPTVLDRLERAGVPVHAVGKICDIYSGHGIASSVRVADNGEAVDRALELADATDHGLVFVNLNDFDTKYGHRRDVRGYGEALARLDARLPELFARVRPGDALIFTADHGCDPTQPGSDHTREHVPYLEYAGGGSGRELGTIEGLGYVGERIEAILGPALT; encoded by the coding sequence ATGCCGCGCATTCTCGCATTCGTGATGGACTCGGCCGGCGTCGGCGCCCTCCCCGATGCGAACGTCTACCACGACTCGTCGAACGCGAACACGATCGGAAACGTCGCCGAGCGGCTGGGCGGGCTCCGGCTGCCGAACTTCGAGCAGCTCGGCCTGGGTCACGTCACCGTCGTGCGCGGTCTTTCGCGGAGCGCGGCTCCGCTCGCCGCCGTCGGCCGGCTTAAAGAACGCTCAAAGGGCAAGGACACGATCACCGGCCACTGGGAGATGGCCGGCGTGATCACCGAGGTCCCGTTTCCGACCTATCCGGACGGTTTTCCGCCCGAGGTCGTCGAGCGCTTCACCGCGATCGCCGGGAAGCCGCCGCTGGGGAACACGACCGCCTCGGGGACCGAGATCATCGCCGAGCTCGGCGAGGAGCACATGCGGACCGGCCGGCCGATCCTGTACACCTCGGCCGACTCGGTCTTTCAGGTCGCCGCGCACGAGGAGATCGTTCCGCTGGCGACCCTGTACGAATGGTGCGAGCGGGCGCGGGCGATGCTGGCCCCGCCCCACGAGGTGAACCGGGTGATCGCCCGGCCCTTCACCGGCGCGCCGGGGAGCTTCAGCCGAACGCCGAACCGGAGGGACTACGCCATTCCTCCACCGCCGACGGTGCTCGACCGGCTGGAGCGCGCGGGTGTACCCGTGCACGCAGTCGGGAAGATTTGTGACATCTACAGCGGTCACGGGATCGCGTCGTCCGTCCGCGTCGCCGACAACGGCGAAGCGGTCGACCGCGCACTCGAGCTCGCGGATGCAACGGATCACGGCCTGGTGTTCGTCAACCTGAACGACTTCGATACCAAGTACGGCCACCGGAGAGACGTGCGAGGCTATGGTGAGGCCCTCGCCCGGCTCGACGCGCGCCTGCCGGAGCTCTTCGCGCGCGTGCGGCCCGGCGACGCGCTGATCTTCACCGCCGACCACGGCTGCGACCCGACCCAGCCCGGCAGCGATCACACCCGCGAGCACGTCCCGTACCTTGAGTACGCCGGCGGCGGCTCGGGCCGCGAGCTGGGCACGATCGAAGGCTTGGGCTACGTGGGCGAGCGGATCGAAGCGATCCTCGGTCCGGCGCTGACATGA
- a CDS encoding MFS transporter — protein sequence MLWIGILFQEASLLAIVVPALLLRISPADHTAMLANLATLVGAAFVLTPPLAGALSDRARRRGGDRRRETAVALAIDVVALAGMGFATSVGALGFALVAATVALTAAQTIYQVLLPEVVPRAVWGTAAGVRGAMTLIGTVLGLACAALLPPQQALFASALTIALVASSLFAIPNPPAAPPPLARAIVRDNHDLAVTLVARGWIVLGLTLLNTYVLYFFSDVLGVKDASLGTGMVAGAALLGAIVSSVWAGTLSDKVDRRLVVTLSGIPMTLAALGFALHPDARWIFAYAALFGLGYGGVFSVGWALALDAIPALGDVARDLGVWGTLSGLPLIFAPKLGAWVIAHGATPAQGYRWLFALAGASFAIGSLTVLRVGRKGAGSLWQTLLVALTTAIRQPLIALRFRVRQWGRLPLRRGPTVLIANHQHEDESEIVVERAFVQSLFRPLFTASSRRMYERGFFATRMPWLGFMRNVNAGPLFFGLGMLPLENELSARPLRSIAGDVRARHGDLALELVFRGEARAAIPPDARTLDDLLLPRHFAAGETRVRLSYVLEPYRAELLAALRAGVDEDVARIVGVVRRGATFFVTPEGFYSTDGRMRPLKGIVDHLLRVATPWFAAIAFDPFRGQRLSMLYRIVRPADPDDLSTSLAAARPVTTSALLATWLLAVGLPFDAREAADGVVRLRDALPPGAFTDPELARDADGCVNDALDGATRRGVLARDGARYELAARRTDARFPGVADVVAYQAAFFEQTIAALRRLSER from the coding sequence GTGCTGTGGATCGGGATTCTGTTTCAAGAAGCTTCGCTGCTGGCGATCGTCGTGCCGGCGCTGCTGCTGCGCATCTCGCCCGCCGACCACACCGCGATGCTGGCGAACCTGGCCACGCTGGTCGGTGCGGCGTTCGTGCTGACGCCGCCGCTCGCCGGAGCGCTCTCCGACCGCGCGCGGCGGCGCGGCGGCGACCGCAGGCGCGAGACCGCGGTCGCGCTCGCGATCGACGTCGTCGCACTCGCCGGGATGGGCTTCGCGACCTCGGTCGGCGCGCTGGGCTTCGCGCTCGTCGCCGCGACGGTCGCGCTGACCGCGGCGCAGACGATCTACCAAGTGCTGCTGCCGGAAGTCGTGCCGCGCGCGGTGTGGGGGACGGCGGCCGGCGTGCGCGGAGCGATGACGCTGATCGGCACCGTGCTCGGCTTGGCGTGCGCGGCGCTGCTCCCACCGCAGCAGGCGCTCTTCGCGAGCGCGCTGACGATCGCGCTCGTCGCGAGCTCGCTCTTCGCGATCCCGAACCCGCCCGCGGCGCCGCCGCCGCTCGCGCGCGCGATCGTGCGCGACAACCATGACCTTGCCGTAACGCTCGTCGCGCGCGGGTGGATCGTGCTGGGGCTGACGCTGCTGAACACGTACGTGCTGTACTTCTTCTCCGACGTGCTCGGCGTGAAGGACGCTTCGCTGGGAACGGGGATGGTCGCCGGCGCGGCGCTGCTCGGCGCGATCGTCTCCAGCGTGTGGGCCGGAACGCTTTCCGACAAAGTCGATCGCCGGCTCGTCGTCACGCTGTCGGGGATTCCGATGACGCTCGCCGCGCTCGGCTTCGCGCTGCATCCCGACGCGCGCTGGATCTTCGCCTACGCGGCATTGTTCGGGCTGGGCTACGGCGGCGTGTTCTCGGTGGGCTGGGCGCTCGCGCTCGACGCGATCCCCGCGCTGGGCGACGTGGCGCGCGATCTCGGCGTGTGGGGGACGCTCTCCGGCTTGCCGCTGATCTTCGCGCCGAAGCTCGGCGCGTGGGTGATCGCGCACGGCGCGACGCCCGCGCAAGGCTATCGCTGGCTGTTCGCGCTCGCCGGCGCATCGTTCGCGATCGGTTCGCTCACCGTGCTCCGCGTCGGGCGCAAAGGCGCCGGGTCGCTCTGGCAGACGCTGCTCGTCGCGTTGACGACCGCGATCCGCCAGCCGCTGATCGCGCTGAGATTCCGCGTGCGCCAGTGGGGACGTTTGCCGCTGCGCCGTGGGCCGACAGTGCTCATCGCGAACCATCAGCACGAGGACGAGTCCGAGATCGTCGTCGAGCGAGCGTTCGTGCAGTCGCTCTTCCGGCCGCTGTTCACCGCCTCGTCACGCCGGATGTACGAGCGCGGCTTCTTCGCGACGCGCATGCCGTGGCTCGGGTTCATGCGCAACGTGAACGCGGGGCCGCTGTTCTTCGGGCTGGGAATGCTGCCGCTCGAGAACGAGCTCTCCGCGCGGCCCCTGCGCAGCATCGCGGGCGACGTGCGCGCGCGGCACGGCGACCTCGCGCTCGAGCTCGTCTTTCGCGGCGAGGCGCGTGCGGCGATACCTCCGGACGCGCGCACGCTTGACGACCTGCTGCTGCCGCGGCATTTCGCGGCCGGCGAAACGCGCGTGCGGTTGTCGTACGTGCTCGAGCCGTACCGCGCGGAGCTGCTCGCCGCGCTGCGCGCCGGCGTCGACGAGGACGTGGCGCGCATCGTCGGCGTCGTGCGGCGGGGCGCGACGTTCTTCGTCACGCCGGAAGGCTTCTACAGCACCGACGGCCGCATGCGCCCGCTCAAAGGAATCGTCGACCACTTGCTGCGGGTCGCGACGCCCTGGTTCGCCGCGATCGCCTTCGACCCGTTCCGCGGCCAGCGGCTTTCGATGCTCTACCGCATCGTGCGCCCGGCCGATCCCGACGATCTGAGCACCTCGCTCGCGGCGGCGCGGCCGGTCACGACCAGCGCGCTGCTAGCGACGTGGCTGCTCGCCGTCGGCTTGCCGTTCGACGCGCGCGAAGCCGCCGACGGCGTCGTGCGCCTGCGCGACGCGCTCCCGCCGGGAGCGTTCACCGATCCGGAGCTCGCGCGCGACGCGGACGGCTGCGTGAACGACGCGCTCGACGGCGCAACGCGCCGCGGCGTCCTGGCGCGCGACGGCGCGCGCTATGAACTGGCCGCACGGCGCACCGACGCGCGCTTTCCCGGCGTCGCCGACGTCGTCGCCTATCAAGCCGCATTTTTTGAACAGACGATCGCGGCGCTGCGCCGGCTCAGCGAGCGCTAG
- a CDS encoding glycosyltransferase family 2 protein — translation MPVRRGADATLSIVVPLFNEADNVDELLRRIANVVRGLSDPPAAYEVILVDDGSRDRTLEKLLAAAHDDPHLRVISLSRNFGHQIAATAGLDAARGDAVVLMDGDLQDPPELIDDFLAKFREGYDVVFATRRRRAGESRFKLFTAALFYRVIRRLTNVSIPVDTGDFRLMSRRVVEALRDSRERHRFIRGLVSWVGFKQTGISYDRAERHSGSSKYPVSKMLKFALDGITAFSEIPLRLATWFGFVVSVFAFLVGLYEVALRIFTGYNLPGYTSTIVAILFLGGVQLITIGILGEYVGRIYDEIKGRPLYLVAENVGAGLDAEPDSLPSTVPLTR, via the coding sequence CTGCCGGTTCGGCGAGGCGCCGATGCGACGCTCAGCATCGTCGTTCCCCTCTTCAACGAGGCGGACAACGTCGACGAGCTGCTGCGGCGCATTGCGAACGTCGTGCGCGGGCTGAGCGATCCGCCGGCCGCCTACGAAGTGATCCTGGTCGACGACGGCAGCCGCGATCGGACCCTGGAGAAGCTGCTCGCCGCCGCGCACGACGATCCGCACCTGCGCGTCATCTCGCTCTCGCGCAACTTCGGCCACCAGATCGCCGCGACCGCCGGGCTGGACGCCGCGCGCGGCGACGCCGTCGTTCTGATGGACGGCGACCTGCAAGACCCGCCCGAATTGATCGACGACTTTCTCGCCAAGTTCCGCGAAGGGTACGACGTCGTCTTCGCGACGCGCCGCCGGCGCGCCGGCGAGAGCCGCTTCAAGCTGTTCACCGCGGCGCTCTTCTACCGCGTCATCCGGCGGCTCACCAACGTCTCGATCCCGGTCGACACGGGCGACTTCCGCTTGATGAGCCGGCGCGTCGTCGAGGCGTTGCGCGACTCCCGCGAGCGGCACCGCTTCATCCGCGGCCTGGTCTCGTGGGTCGGGTTCAAGCAGACCGGGATCTCGTACGACCGCGCCGAGCGCCACTCCGGCAGCTCGAAGTATCCGGTCTCGAAGATGCTCAAGTTCGCGCTCGACGGGATCACCGCGTTCAGCGAGATCCCGCTGCGGCTCGCGACCTGGTTCGGGTTCGTCGTGAGCGTCTTCGCGTTTCTGGTCGGCCTGTACGAGGTCGCGCTGCGCATCTTCACGGGCTACAACTTGCCGGGCTACACCTCGACGATCGTCGCGATCCTGTTCCTCGGCGGCGTGCAGCTGATCACGATCGGGATCCTCGGCGAGTACGTCGGCCGCATCTACGACGAGATCAAGGGCCGCCCGCTCTACCTGGTCGCGGAGAACGTCGGGGCCGGGCTCGACGCCGAGCCGGACTCGTTGCCGAGCACCGTCCCGCTCACCAGGTAG